In Quercus lobata isolate SW786 chromosome 12, ValleyOak3.0 Primary Assembly, whole genome shotgun sequence, a genomic segment contains:
- the LOC115970992 gene encoding uncharacterized protein LOC115970992 isoform X1 translates to MDETDRTTGEFTDEEEDARRSSVFAELKPYCLELLELLQNPTKHSSAIPALLQLFRSSHPSALQPFFDYSLFPLLLLLDAAVDCRSQQKDDTKENFMPDVQKMPHKVSDNVAEGVLQCLEELLKKCHLRSVDQMVVVLKKLTYGALLSPFEASEEFREGVIKCFRALLSSVLPCPDMCCACKQIRGLPTLLESRSMETSLCRSLKYHSESQECLLLFLQSQTASAAVGHWLSLLLKAADTEATQGHRGSAKLRIEAFTALRVLVAKVGTADALAFFLPGVVSQFSKVFHASKTMISGAAGSVEAINQAIRGLAEYLMIVLHDDANLDGLDTSIDFIDEFNSSKYKSAQSFLEELRSLPDKAQGKGKIVAEDSSKAINIVTAKSEFKEERTTGSGKGIGSLQVNRTKDWIENTSAHIDKLLGATFPHICVHPSKKVRQGLLAAIRGLLSECSRTLKKSRLMLLECLCVLAVDDSDEVSSASQEFLDDLFLLCGKNNLEHDVGEIFRRLIEKLPKVVLGREESLALSHAQQLLVVIYYSGPQLVVDHLLHSAVSAAQFLDVLAVCLSQNSLFAGSLDKLISTRRSSVGYLPSLAELKAGTNFTSNYLTIMSATPFENSMGTDIREKVVEYPPENVQKSFEIPRMPPWFVSVGSPKLYQALAGILRLVGLSLLADIRSEGQLSLITDVPLGYLRKLISEIRVKEYNNESWQSWYNRTGSGQLLRQASTAVCILNEMIFGLSDQAFHILTRMFHNSMAKREEAQEFDAGLANGQHHKTECSLPNESVWKVSQDKGVRSNLIDCVGRILHEYLSPEVWDLPVEHNSSLIHLDGEDEDISLHLFRDTAMLQQVIVDGIGIFNICLGRDFASSGFLHSSLYLLLENLISSNFEVRSAADAVLHVFSTTSGYPTVGHLVLENPDYVIDSICRQLRHLDLNPHVPNVLAAMLSYIGVAQRILPLLEEPMRSVSVELEILGRHQHPDLTIPFLKALAELAKASKHEACSLPTKAESYFMHVKSIISDVRKKARIGSKLCSISSSDDDYYMSQMESEQLESISFNLNDSKRYRRTVGSIAGSCITAATPLLASTKQAACLVALDIIEGGMVALAKVEEAYRHEKETKEAIEEVIRSCSVYQLQDTLDAADEGTDENRLLPAMNKIWPFLVVCIRNRNPVAVRRCLSVISNVVQICGGDFFSRRFHTDGHHIWKFLTMSPFRKNANLKQERTPLKLPYRSTSISPEESVSELTNLKVQIAVLNMIADLSKNRKSASALEVVLKKVSGIVVGIACSSFVRLQDATLNALLGLASIDPDLIWLLLADVYYSMKRKDMPSPPIPNLPVIGQILPPPSSPKEFLYVQYGGQSFDIEFSSVETVFKKLHSQAFTDQMCS, encoded by the exons CTATAGTTTGTTCCCATTGCTGCTTCTATTGGATGCGGCAGTTGATTGCAGATCACAACAGAAGGATGAtactaaagaaaattttatgcCTGATGTCCAAAAAATGCCTCATAAAGTGAGCGATAATGTGGCAGAAGGTGTACTTCAATGTTTGGAAGAACTTCTGAAGAAGTGTCATCTCAGATCTGTGGATCAG ATGGTTGTGGTGCTAAAAAAATTGACTTATGGTGCTTTGCTTTCTCCTTTTGAGGCTTCAGAAGAGTTCCGCGAAGGAGTAATTAAGTGTTTTAGGGCTCTGCTTTCTAGTGTACTCCCATGCCCTGATATGTGTTGCGCATGTAAACAAATTCGTGGTTTGCCTACACTATTAGAAAGCAGGTCTATGGAAACTTCACTCTGTAGATCTTTGAAGTATCATTCAGAATCACAAGAATGCTTGCTTCTATTTCTACAGTCTCAAACTGCTTCCGCTGCTGTTGGACATTGGCTGTCGCTTCTTCTCAAA GCTGCAGATACAGAGGCTACCCAAGGACATCGGGGTAGTGCAAAGCTCCGCATTGAAGCCTTTACAGCCTTACGTGTGCTTGTTGCTAAG GTGGGTACTGCAGATGCATTAGCATTCTTCTTACCAGGTGTTGTTAGTCAATTTTCCAAAGTATTTCATGCCTCAAAAACAATGATAAGTGGGGCTGCTGGAAGTGTTGAAGCTATTAACCAAGCTATTAGAGGGTTAGCTGAGTATCTGATGATCGTCCTTCATGATGATGCTAATTTAGATGGCCTTGATACATCAATAGATTTTATTGATGAATTTAATTCAAGTAAGTATAAATCTGCGCAATCTTTTCTGGAGGAGCTTCGCAGTTTGCCAGATAAAGCTCAAGGGAAAGGGAAAATAGTAGCAGAAGATTCCAGCAAAGCAATAAATATAGTTACTGCCAAATCTGAATTCAAAGAGGAGAGAACCACTGGTTCTGGCAAGGGGATTGGATCTTTGCAAGTGAATCGTACAAAAGATTGGATTGAGAATACTTCAGCACACATTGATAAACTTTTAGGTGCAACTTTTCCACAT ATTTGTGTTCATCCATCGAAAAAGGTGAGACAAGGACTCCTAGCTGCCATACGAGGGCTATTATCAGAGTGCAGCCGCACGCTGAAGAAGAGCAGGCTGATGCTTCTG GAGTGCCTGTGTGTTTTGGCCGTTGATGATTCTGATGAGGTGTCTTCGGCTTCACAAGAGTTCCttgatgatttgtttttgttatgtggGAAAAATAATTTAGAGCATGACGTTGGTGAGATCTTTAGAAG GCTGATTGAAAAGCTCCCAAAAGTGGTGCTTGGGAGAGAAGAGTCACTCGCACTATCACATGCTCAGCAGTTACTTGTTGTAATATATTACTCTGGTCCTCAGCTTGTGGTGGATCACCTCCTTCATTCTGCT GTTTCAGCTGCTCAGTTCTTGGATGTCTTAGCTGTCTGTCTGAGCCAGAATTCTTTGTTTGCTGGTTCTCTTGACAAGCTTATTTCTACAAGGCGATCCTCAGTTGGATACCTTCCATCTCTTGCTGAGTTGAAAGCTGGAACTAACTTCACCAGTAATTACCTCACTATCATGAGTGCAACTCcatttgaaaattcaatgggCACAGATATTCGGGAAAAAGTTGTAGAATATCCCCCGGAAAATGTACAGAAAAGTTTTGAGATTCCACGAATGCCCCCATGGTTTGTTTCTGTTGGCAGTCCAAAACTATACCAGGCTCTTGCAGGAATTCTTAGACTTGTCGGTCTATCTTTATTAGCAG ACATAAGGAGTGAAGGTCAGTTGTCACTTATCACTGATGTTCCGCTGGGTTACTTGCGTAAATTGATCTCTGAGATTCGTGTGAAGGAGTACAATAATGAGAGCTGGCAGTCTTGGTATAATAGAACTGGTTCAGGACAATTGCTGCGCCAGGCAAGCACTGCAGTATGTATCCTAAATGAGATGATATTTGGTCTATCAGATCAAGCATTTCACATCTTGACAAGGATGTTTCACAACTCTATGGCAAAAAGGGAAGAGGCTCAGGAGTTTGATGCAGGACTTGCTAATGGTCAACATCACAAAACTGAATGTTCTTTGCCTAATGAATCTGTTTGGAAGGTGTCTCAGGATAAAGGTGTAAGGagtaatttgattgattgtgttgGTAGAATCTTACATGAGTATCTATCTCCTGAAGTGTGGGATCTTCCAGTAGAACATAACTCTTCTCTTATACATCTTGATGGTGAAGATGAAGATATTAGTTTACACTTGTTCCGTGACACTGCTATGCTACAACAG GTTATAGTTGATGGAATAGGAATCTTTAATATATGCCTTGGAAGAGACTTTGCTTCCAGTGgatttcttcattcatctctttATCTGTTGCTTGAGAATCtgatttcttcaaattttgagGTTAGGAGTGCTGCTGATGCTGTCTTACATGTCTTTTCCACTACATCTGGCTATCCAACG GTTGGGCACTTAGTTTTGGAAAATCCAGACTATGTGATTGATTCCATATGTCGACAATTACGCCATTTGGATCTTAATCCTCATGTTCCAAATGTGCTTGCTGCTATGCTTTCCTATATTGGAGTAGCTCAGAGAATATTGCCTCTATTGGAAGAACCG ATGCGCTCTGTTTCAGTGGAGCTTGAGATTCTTGGCAGGCATCAACATCCTGATTTAACGATTCCCTTTTTaaag gCCCTAGCAGAACTTGCCAAGGCATCAAAGCATGAGGCGTGCTCATTGCCCACTAAGGCAGAGTCTTATTTTATGCATGTGAAGTCTATAATCTCTGATGTGAGGAAGAAAGCAAGAATAGGATCCAAACTATGCTCTATATCATCTTCTGATGACGATTATTATATGTCTCAGATGGAATCAG AGCAATTGGAGAGCATTTCGTTCAACTTGAATGATTCCAAAAGATATAGAAGAACAGTTGGATCTATTGCAGGTTCATGTATAACAGCTGCTACTCCTCTATTGGCTTCAACAAAGCAAGCAGCATGCTTGGTTGCACTAGATATAATTGAG GGTGGCATGGTGGCACTGGCAAAAGTGGAAGAAGCCTATAGGCATGAGAAGGAAACTAAGGAAGCAATTGAAGAGGTGATTCGGTCATGCTCAGTATATCAGCTTCAAGATACTCTAGATGCTGCTGATGAAGGGACTGACGAGAACAGGTTGCTTCCGGCAATGAATAAAATATGGCCCTTCTTGGTTGTTTGTATTCGAAATAGAAACCCAGTG GCTGTTAGGAGATGTTTAAGTGTCATAAGCAACGTGGTGCAAATCTGTGGTGGAGATTTCTTTTCACGCCGATTCCATACTGATGGGCACCACATCTGGAAATTTCTAACTATGTCCCCATTTCGGAAAAACGCCAATCTAAAACAAGAAAGAACTCCATTAAAACTTCCATATAGAAGTACTTCCATTTCTCCGGAGGAGTCGGTGTCTGAACTAACCAATTTGAAAGTCCAAATTGCAGTGCTCAATATGATTGCTGATTTGTCAAAAAACAGGAAGAGTGCTTCAGCACTGGAAGTAGTTCTCAAGAAGGTCAGTGGTATTGTAGTGGGGATAGCTTGTAGCAGTTTTGTTAGGCTTCAAGATGCAACTCTGAATGCCCTTCTTGGACTTGCATCTATTGACCCTGATCTTATATGGCTTCTTTTAGCTGATGTTTACTACTCTATGAAGAGAAAAGATATGCCTTCACCGCCCATCCCAAATTTACCAGTGATTGGTCAAATTTTGCCCCCTCCCTCATCTCCTAAAGAATTCCTTTATGTGCAGTATGGAGGACAGAGTTTTGATATTGAATTCTCTTCTGTTGAAACTGTTTTCAAGAAACTGCATTCTCAAGCTTTTACTGACCAAATGTGCAGTTAG
- the LOC115970992 gene encoding uncharacterized protein LOC115970992 isoform X2 — protein MFGRTSEEVSSQICGSGGLISMPFHMVVVLKKLTYGALLSPFEASEEFREGVIKCFRALLSSVLPCPDMCCACKQIRGLPTLLESRSMETSLCRSLKYHSESQECLLLFLQSQTASAAVGHWLSLLLKAADTEATQGHRGSAKLRIEAFTALRVLVAKVGTADALAFFLPGVVSQFSKVFHASKTMISGAAGSVEAINQAIRGLAEYLMIVLHDDANLDGLDTSIDFIDEFNSSKYKSAQSFLEELRSLPDKAQGKGKIVAEDSSKAINIVTAKSEFKEERTTGSGKGIGSLQVNRTKDWIENTSAHIDKLLGATFPHICVHPSKKVRQGLLAAIRGLLSECSRTLKKSRLMLLECLCVLAVDDSDEVSSASQEFLDDLFLLCGKNNLEHDVGEIFRRLIEKLPKVVLGREESLALSHAQQLLVVIYYSGPQLVVDHLLHSAVSAAQFLDVLAVCLSQNSLFAGSLDKLISTRRSSVGYLPSLAELKAGTNFTSNYLTIMSATPFENSMGTDIREKVVEYPPENVQKSFEIPRMPPWFVSVGSPKLYQALAGILRLVGLSLLADIRSEGQLSLITDVPLGYLRKLISEIRVKEYNNESWQSWYNRTGSGQLLRQASTAVCILNEMIFGLSDQAFHILTRMFHNSMAKREEAQEFDAGLANGQHHKTECSLPNESVWKVSQDKGVRSNLIDCVGRILHEYLSPEVWDLPVEHNSSLIHLDGEDEDISLHLFRDTAMLQQVIVDGIGIFNICLGRDFASSGFLHSSLYLLLENLISSNFEVRSAADAVLHVFSTTSGYPTVGHLVLENPDYVIDSICRQLRHLDLNPHVPNVLAAMLSYIGVAQRILPLLEEPMRSVSVELEILGRHQHPDLTIPFLKALAELAKASKHEACSLPTKAESYFMHVKSIISDVRKKARIGSKLCSISSSDDDYYMSQMESEQLESISFNLNDSKRYRRTVGSIAGSCITAATPLLASTKQAACLVALDIIEGGMVALAKVEEAYRHEKETKEAIEEVIRSCSVYQLQDTLDAADEGTDENRLLPAMNKIWPFLVVCIRNRNPVAVRRCLSVISNVVQICGGDFFSRRFHTDGHHIWKFLTMSPFRKNANLKQERTPLKLPYRSTSISPEESVSELTNLKVQIAVLNMIADLSKNRKSASALEVVLKKVSGIVVGIACSSFVRLQDATLNALLGLASIDPDLIWLLLADVYYSMKRKDMPSPPIPNLPVIGQILPPPSSPKEFLYVQYGGQSFDIEFSSVETVFKKLHSQAFTDQMCS, from the exons ATGTTTGGAAGAACTTCTGAAGAAGTGTCATCTCAGATCTGTGGATCAGGTGGTCTGATTTCCATGCCATTCCAT ATGGTTGTGGTGCTAAAAAAATTGACTTATGGTGCTTTGCTTTCTCCTTTTGAGGCTTCAGAAGAGTTCCGCGAAGGAGTAATTAAGTGTTTTAGGGCTCTGCTTTCTAGTGTACTCCCATGCCCTGATATGTGTTGCGCATGTAAACAAATTCGTGGTTTGCCTACACTATTAGAAAGCAGGTCTATGGAAACTTCACTCTGTAGATCTTTGAAGTATCATTCAGAATCACAAGAATGCTTGCTTCTATTTCTACAGTCTCAAACTGCTTCCGCTGCTGTTGGACATTGGCTGTCGCTTCTTCTCAAA GCTGCAGATACAGAGGCTACCCAAGGACATCGGGGTAGTGCAAAGCTCCGCATTGAAGCCTTTACAGCCTTACGTGTGCTTGTTGCTAAG GTGGGTACTGCAGATGCATTAGCATTCTTCTTACCAGGTGTTGTTAGTCAATTTTCCAAAGTATTTCATGCCTCAAAAACAATGATAAGTGGGGCTGCTGGAAGTGTTGAAGCTATTAACCAAGCTATTAGAGGGTTAGCTGAGTATCTGATGATCGTCCTTCATGATGATGCTAATTTAGATGGCCTTGATACATCAATAGATTTTATTGATGAATTTAATTCAAGTAAGTATAAATCTGCGCAATCTTTTCTGGAGGAGCTTCGCAGTTTGCCAGATAAAGCTCAAGGGAAAGGGAAAATAGTAGCAGAAGATTCCAGCAAAGCAATAAATATAGTTACTGCCAAATCTGAATTCAAAGAGGAGAGAACCACTGGTTCTGGCAAGGGGATTGGATCTTTGCAAGTGAATCGTACAAAAGATTGGATTGAGAATACTTCAGCACACATTGATAAACTTTTAGGTGCAACTTTTCCACAT ATTTGTGTTCATCCATCGAAAAAGGTGAGACAAGGACTCCTAGCTGCCATACGAGGGCTATTATCAGAGTGCAGCCGCACGCTGAAGAAGAGCAGGCTGATGCTTCTG GAGTGCCTGTGTGTTTTGGCCGTTGATGATTCTGATGAGGTGTCTTCGGCTTCACAAGAGTTCCttgatgatttgtttttgttatgtggGAAAAATAATTTAGAGCATGACGTTGGTGAGATCTTTAGAAG GCTGATTGAAAAGCTCCCAAAAGTGGTGCTTGGGAGAGAAGAGTCACTCGCACTATCACATGCTCAGCAGTTACTTGTTGTAATATATTACTCTGGTCCTCAGCTTGTGGTGGATCACCTCCTTCATTCTGCT GTTTCAGCTGCTCAGTTCTTGGATGTCTTAGCTGTCTGTCTGAGCCAGAATTCTTTGTTTGCTGGTTCTCTTGACAAGCTTATTTCTACAAGGCGATCCTCAGTTGGATACCTTCCATCTCTTGCTGAGTTGAAAGCTGGAACTAACTTCACCAGTAATTACCTCACTATCATGAGTGCAACTCcatttgaaaattcaatgggCACAGATATTCGGGAAAAAGTTGTAGAATATCCCCCGGAAAATGTACAGAAAAGTTTTGAGATTCCACGAATGCCCCCATGGTTTGTTTCTGTTGGCAGTCCAAAACTATACCAGGCTCTTGCAGGAATTCTTAGACTTGTCGGTCTATCTTTATTAGCAG ACATAAGGAGTGAAGGTCAGTTGTCACTTATCACTGATGTTCCGCTGGGTTACTTGCGTAAATTGATCTCTGAGATTCGTGTGAAGGAGTACAATAATGAGAGCTGGCAGTCTTGGTATAATAGAACTGGTTCAGGACAATTGCTGCGCCAGGCAAGCACTGCAGTATGTATCCTAAATGAGATGATATTTGGTCTATCAGATCAAGCATTTCACATCTTGACAAGGATGTTTCACAACTCTATGGCAAAAAGGGAAGAGGCTCAGGAGTTTGATGCAGGACTTGCTAATGGTCAACATCACAAAACTGAATGTTCTTTGCCTAATGAATCTGTTTGGAAGGTGTCTCAGGATAAAGGTGTAAGGagtaatttgattgattgtgttgGTAGAATCTTACATGAGTATCTATCTCCTGAAGTGTGGGATCTTCCAGTAGAACATAACTCTTCTCTTATACATCTTGATGGTGAAGATGAAGATATTAGTTTACACTTGTTCCGTGACACTGCTATGCTACAACAG GTTATAGTTGATGGAATAGGAATCTTTAATATATGCCTTGGAAGAGACTTTGCTTCCAGTGgatttcttcattcatctctttATCTGTTGCTTGAGAATCtgatttcttcaaattttgagGTTAGGAGTGCTGCTGATGCTGTCTTACATGTCTTTTCCACTACATCTGGCTATCCAACG GTTGGGCACTTAGTTTTGGAAAATCCAGACTATGTGATTGATTCCATATGTCGACAATTACGCCATTTGGATCTTAATCCTCATGTTCCAAATGTGCTTGCTGCTATGCTTTCCTATATTGGAGTAGCTCAGAGAATATTGCCTCTATTGGAAGAACCG ATGCGCTCTGTTTCAGTGGAGCTTGAGATTCTTGGCAGGCATCAACATCCTGATTTAACGATTCCCTTTTTaaag gCCCTAGCAGAACTTGCCAAGGCATCAAAGCATGAGGCGTGCTCATTGCCCACTAAGGCAGAGTCTTATTTTATGCATGTGAAGTCTATAATCTCTGATGTGAGGAAGAAAGCAAGAATAGGATCCAAACTATGCTCTATATCATCTTCTGATGACGATTATTATATGTCTCAGATGGAATCAG AGCAATTGGAGAGCATTTCGTTCAACTTGAATGATTCCAAAAGATATAGAAGAACAGTTGGATCTATTGCAGGTTCATGTATAACAGCTGCTACTCCTCTATTGGCTTCAACAAAGCAAGCAGCATGCTTGGTTGCACTAGATATAATTGAG GGTGGCATGGTGGCACTGGCAAAAGTGGAAGAAGCCTATAGGCATGAGAAGGAAACTAAGGAAGCAATTGAAGAGGTGATTCGGTCATGCTCAGTATATCAGCTTCAAGATACTCTAGATGCTGCTGATGAAGGGACTGACGAGAACAGGTTGCTTCCGGCAATGAATAAAATATGGCCCTTCTTGGTTGTTTGTATTCGAAATAGAAACCCAGTG GCTGTTAGGAGATGTTTAAGTGTCATAAGCAACGTGGTGCAAATCTGTGGTGGAGATTTCTTTTCACGCCGATTCCATACTGATGGGCACCACATCTGGAAATTTCTAACTATGTCCCCATTTCGGAAAAACGCCAATCTAAAACAAGAAAGAACTCCATTAAAACTTCCATATAGAAGTACTTCCATTTCTCCGGAGGAGTCGGTGTCTGAACTAACCAATTTGAAAGTCCAAATTGCAGTGCTCAATATGATTGCTGATTTGTCAAAAAACAGGAAGAGTGCTTCAGCACTGGAAGTAGTTCTCAAGAAGGTCAGTGGTATTGTAGTGGGGATAGCTTGTAGCAGTTTTGTTAGGCTTCAAGATGCAACTCTGAATGCCCTTCTTGGACTTGCATCTATTGACCCTGATCTTATATGGCTTCTTTTAGCTGATGTTTACTACTCTATGAAGAGAAAAGATATGCCTTCACCGCCCATCCCAAATTTACCAGTGATTGGTCAAATTTTGCCCCCTCCCTCATCTCCTAAAGAATTCCTTTATGTGCAGTATGGAGGACAGAGTTTTGATATTGAATTCTCTTCTGTTGAAACTGTTTTCAAGAAACTGCATTCTCAAGCTTTTACTGACCAAATGTGCAGTTAG